In one window of Chryseobacterium sp. JV274 DNA:
- a CDS encoding anhydro-N-acetylmuramic acid kinase: MKALAIGLMSGTSMDGLDICLAEFEKQDKWTFQILKAETIPYSEDWENKLRNSIHLSAEDLLELHSEYGFYLGRQVKKFIHKHQLENISMIASHGHTIFHQPKRKFTLQIGDGRAIKLETGLPVIYDFRSQDVLMNGNGAPLVPIGDELLFSEYNACLNLGGFSNISLHSDGKRIAFDIAPVNIVLNHLAQQINKSFDENGALAQKGEINEALLNDLNTLDFYQHSHPKSLGIEWCNKHIFPALKNIEILDALATFTEHTAQQIANVINKNNIKDILITGGGAYNSFLIEKIRSKTQAEVIIPKKEIIDYKEALIFAFMGVLKVNNEVNVLSSATGSSYDHCSGVIA, translated from the coding sequence ATGAAAGCTCTGGCTATTGGACTGATGTCCGGGACAAGTATGGACGGTTTGGATATCTGTCTTGCTGAATTTGAGAAACAAGACAAATGGACCTTTCAGATCCTGAAAGCCGAGACAATCCCCTATTCTGAGGATTGGGAAAACAAACTTCGAAACTCTATTCATCTTTCTGCTGAAGATTTACTGGAACTGCATTCAGAATATGGTTTTTACCTTGGCCGGCAGGTGAAAAAATTCATTCATAAGCATCAGCTCGAAAACATCAGCATGATTGCATCTCACGGTCATACGATTTTCCATCAGCCTAAGCGAAAATTTACCCTTCAGATAGGAGACGGCAGAGCAATCAAACTGGAAACAGGATTACCCGTTATCTATGATTTCAGAAGCCAGGATGTGCTGATGAATGGAAACGGAGCTCCGTTGGTTCCTATAGGTGATGAATTACTTTTTTCAGAGTATAACGCCTGCTTAAACCTTGGCGGGTTTTCCAACATATCTTTACATTCAGACGGAAAAAGAATCGCTTTTGATATAGCTCCGGTTAATATTGTATTGAATCATTTAGCACAACAAATCAACAAAAGTTTTGATGAAAACGGAGCGCTTGCTCAAAAAGGAGAAATAAATGAAGCTTTGCTGAACGATCTTAATACTTTAGATTTCTACCAGCATTCACACCCAAAATCTTTGGGAATCGAATGGTGCAATAAACATATATTTCCGGCTCTTAAAAACATTGAAATCTTAGATGCCCTTGCCACTTTTACGGAACACACCGCACAGCAGATCGCCAATGTTATCAATAAAAATAATATAAAGGATATTCTTATCACCGGCGGAGGTGCTTACAACTCATTTTTAATTGAAAAAATAAGATCAAAAACACAAGCTGAAGTGATTATCCCTAAAAAAGAAATCATTGATTATAAGGAAGCCCTGATCTTCGCTTTCATGGGTGTTTTAAAAGTAAATAATGAAGTGAATGTACTGTCTTCTGCTACAGGAAGTTCCTATGACCACTGTTCAGGGGTCATTGCATAA
- a CDS encoding TetR/AcrR family transcriptional regulator, with the protein MNTNMISKEENILFAAEKLFAEKGFEGTSTREIAKDANVNISMISYYFGSKEKLYEKLVEYRMNEGQFFSKDLLGRTDINEWQKIEKVIDQFSNKIRTQKCFYRIMQREQLYSKNPQIIEFLKQTKMGFLSMYSQILESGLKNGIFTKNPPIYLLHSTISGTLFYAFNAKEMYKEFLNETEDEETFDAKYYTELNKHIKYLLKDLLGYEENK; encoded by the coding sequence ATGAACACTAACATGATTTCAAAAGAAGAAAATATATTATTCGCAGCCGAGAAGCTTTTTGCAGAAAAGGGATTCGAAGGAACTTCCACCCGTGAAATTGCAAAGGATGCTAATGTAAATATTTCTATGATTTCGTATTATTTTGGCTCTAAGGAAAAACTTTATGAGAAATTAGTAGAATACAGAATGAATGAAGGTCAGTTTTTTTCAAAAGACCTTTTGGGAAGAACCGATATCAACGAGTGGCAGAAGATTGAAAAAGTAATCGATCAGTTTTCTAACAAGATCCGTACTCAAAAATGCTTTTACAGGATTATGCAGAGAGAACAGCTGTATAGTAAGAATCCTCAGATTATAGAATTTTTGAAACAAACTAAAATGGGATTCCTTTCTATGTATTCACAAATATTGGAAAGCGGTCTTAAAAATGGAATTTTCACCAAAAATCCACCTATTTATCTCCTTCATTCCACTATAAGCGGAACCTTATTTTATGCATTCAATGCAAAAGAAATGTATAAAGAGTTTCTGAATGAAACAGAGGATGAGGAAACTTTTGATGCAAAATACTATACAGAACTTAATAAACATATTAAATACTTACTAAAAGACCTTTTAGGTTATGAAGAGAATAAATAA
- a CDS encoding ATP-binding protein produces MNWENIAGQTNLKKILRESIAENRVSHAQLFVGKEGYGTLPMVLAYAKEILNRENEHAAAKVEHLNHLDLHFSFPVFTDNRNSLSKNKFDEFREMIMASPYASYDDWTAFLESENKQLFISADEIDDQNQKFSLKSFEGGTKILIVWRADKMNIAASNKFLKFLEEPPAKTIILLTAESTNDILPTILSRTQIVEIPRIHDEDIENHLKKNFSVSEEKVKEIVHEAQGDLNDAIKLLNSGDKSNEFEKLFVQWVRDAFMVKKKPEYLRSIILWAREIAGWNREKQKNFLNYCSEIFRLALLQNYQSENLVYKKINANGFNWAGFSKFISGANIESILEEINTADLHLTRNGNPKIVWTDLGIKLSRYIHKST; encoded by the coding sequence ATGAATTGGGAGAACATCGCCGGACAGACGAATCTGAAAAAAATTCTTAGAGAAAGCATTGCCGAAAACAGAGTGAGCCATGCCCAACTTTTTGTAGGAAAAGAGGGATACGGAACTTTACCTATGGTTTTAGCCTATGCAAAAGAGATTCTAAATCGTGAGAATGAACATGCTGCAGCGAAAGTAGAACATCTCAATCACCTGGATCTGCATTTCAGCTTTCCTGTTTTTACGGATAATAGAAATTCTTTAAGTAAGAATAAATTTGATGAATTCAGAGAAATGATCATGGCTTCTCCTTATGCAAGCTATGATGACTGGACTGCTTTTTTAGAGTCGGAAAATAAGCAGCTGTTTATTTCCGCAGATGAAATTGATGACCAGAACCAGAAGTTTTCTTTGAAAAGTTTTGAAGGAGGAACTAAAATTCTTATCGTCTGGAGAGCTGATAAAATGAATATTGCCGCTTCCAACAAGTTTTTGAAATTTTTAGAAGAACCACCGGCTAAAACAATCATCCTTCTTACTGCGGAAAGTACCAATGATATTCTTCCTACCATCCTTTCTAGAACGCAGATTGTAGAAATCCCGAGAATACATGATGAAGATATTGAAAACCATCTCAAAAAGAACTTTTCTGTTTCAGAAGAAAAAGTGAAAGAGATTGTTCATGAAGCGCAGGGAGATCTCAATGATGCCATAAAACTGTTGAATTCTGGAGATAAAAGTAATGAATTCGAAAAGCTCTTTGTACAGTGGGTGAGAGATGCATTTATGGTGAAAAAGAAACCTGAGTATCTGAGAAGTATCATTCTTTGGGCAAGAGAAATAGCAGGATGGAACAGGGAAAAGCAGAAAAATTTCCTGAACTACTGTTCTGAAATCTTCAGACTGGCATTACTTCAGAATTATCAGTCCGAAAATCTGGTGTATAAAAAGATTAATGCGAACGGCTTCAATTGGGCAGGGTTTTCAAAATTTATCAGTGGCGCCAATATTGAAAGTATTCTGGAAGAAATCAATACTGCGGATCTGCACCTTACCCGAAACGGAAATCCTAAAATTGTCTGGACCGATCTTGGCATAAAATTATCAAGATATATTCACAAAAGCACATAA
- a CDS encoding membrane protein has protein sequence MKKIFVVSFISVGYFLNAQSLSNSPYATYGIGDVKYDNTIETTSMGGISTAFISDFTSSFNFANPANNANFELTSIRLEATNENNYFKSNYNDMKSTKHSTYLSNISLAFPLSPKVKMGISYQPYSSKSYDIVNEQLAADGTPMYKNNFKGSGTLNAAQVAVSYKINQELSVGARANLYFGDLNDLNEFRAYNPATGSYAGEYVNGYQTKNRVRNFNFTLGTSYQTLNTRTDKKFTVGATATFGNTSNMTTEYVNSTYRYSDAQETNKVYETIIDQQETKSKNLLPLQASVGVGYGSENHWFLSGQVDYKKGEDISYFGKTFDFQDTYRVSAGGWYLPNYNNFRNYFSRVIYRYGAFYERGNLKLEGTSINKFGISAGVMLPFKTSSITRMSGLEIGLEVGKRGTLKNNLINQNFVNLKIGFNFADKWFRKTLYN, from the coding sequence ATGAAAAAAATCTTTGTAGTATCATTCATATCAGTTGGATATTTTCTAAATGCACAGAGTCTAAGCAACTCGCCTTATGCAACGTATGGAATTGGAGATGTGAAATATGATAATACGATCGAGACTACTTCTATGGGAGGTATATCAACTGCTTTTATAAGTGATTTCACTAGTAGTTTCAATTTTGCCAACCCGGCAAACAACGCCAATTTTGAACTTACGAGTATCAGACTGGAGGCTACCAATGAAAACAATTATTTCAAATCGAACTATAACGATATGAAATCTACAAAGCATTCTACGTATCTTTCCAATATTTCTCTTGCATTTCCACTATCTCCAAAAGTGAAAATGGGGATTTCATACCAGCCATACAGTTCTAAAAGTTACGATATCGTAAATGAACAATTGGCTGCAGACGGAACTCCAATGTATAAAAATAACTTTAAAGGCAGCGGAACATTGAATGCTGCACAGGTTGCTGTTTCTTATAAAATTAATCAGGAACTTTCTGTGGGAGCAAGAGCGAACCTTTATTTTGGAGACCTTAATGACCTTAATGAATTCCGTGCGTACAACCCTGCTACAGGTAGTTATGCTGGTGAATATGTTAACGGTTATCAAACTAAAAACAGAGTCAGAAACTTTAATTTTACGCTTGGTACAAGCTACCAGACTTTAAATACCCGTACTGATAAGAAATTCACAGTAGGAGCAACTGCTACTTTTGGTAACACAAGTAATATGACTACTGAATACGTCAACAGTACTTACAGATACTCTGATGCTCAGGAAACCAATAAGGTATATGAGACAATCATAGATCAGCAGGAAACAAAATCTAAAAACCTTCTTCCATTACAAGCATCCGTAGGGGTTGGATATGGAAGTGAAAACCATTGGTTCTTATCAGGACAGGTGGATTATAAAAAAGGAGAAGATATCTCTTATTTTGGTAAAACTTTCGACTTTCAGGATACGTACAGAGTTTCTGCCGGTGGATGGTACCTTCCTAACTATAATAACTTCAGAAACTACTTTTCAAGGGTAATCTACAGATATGGAGCTTTCTATGAAAGAGGAAACCTTAAACTGGAAGGAACAAGCATCAACAAATTCGGTATTTCTGCCGGGGTAATGCTTCCATTCAAAACAAGTAGTATCACAAGAATGAGTGGTCTGGAAATAGGTCTGGAAGTAGGTAAAAGAGGAACTCTTAAAAACAACCTGATCAATCAAAATTTTGTCAACCTGAAAATCGGCTTTAATTTTGCTGATAAATGGTTCCGAAAGACTCTTTATAACTAG
- a CDS encoding TolC family protein → MKRINNSVIALSLFVGIANANAQEKKTLSLDEAVQLGIQNSKNLKIDAAKIEEATADLLEAKNRQLPELKVSGSYMYLPIKPNVDIKLPGVSGAGGPEVHQVLYGSANLSVPIYSGGRIKYGIQSAKYLVEASKLSTENDKIAIAYNVAQAYNNLFKANQSIKVFEENLAASQKRDETFLKMENNGLIARNDRLKANLQTSNIELQLLEAKNNYNIANINMDLLLGIPETTELVVDENYIEEGSDVKPVDFYVTEARENRKDLQALAQQRKAAELGSKAAKAENLPSIAFTGGYVAADIPKFLTVYNAINVGIGVSYNLSNLWKENSSLRQSQAREKQLAATDELLNDNIKLDVNREYQNTDYSKKRIVVFEKSAEQANENYRITKNKYDNGLATMTELLDADAAQIAANVGVINAKADAALAYRKLLQTTGTLTIK, encoded by the coding sequence ATGAAGAGAATAAATAACTCAGTGATTGCATTATCACTATTCGTAGGAATAGCAAATGCAAATGCTCAGGAGAAAAAAACACTTTCTCTTGACGAAGCTGTACAGTTGGGAATCCAGAACAGCAAGAATCTCAAGATCGATGCAGCCAAGATCGAAGAGGCTACAGCTGATCTTTTGGAAGCTAAAAACAGACAGTTACCGGAATTGAAAGTATCAGGCAGCTATATGTATCTTCCGATAAAACCGAATGTAGATATCAAACTTCCGGGTGTTTCAGGAGCAGGAGGTCCCGAAGTACATCAAGTACTTTACGGTTCAGCTAATCTTAGTGTTCCAATTTACAGCGGAGGAAGAATCAAGTATGGTATTCAGTCAGCGAAATATTTGGTAGAAGCTTCGAAATTAAGCACTGAGAACGACAAAATTGCGATTGCTTATAATGTTGCCCAGGCTTACAACAACTTATTTAAAGCCAATCAGTCTATTAAAGTTTTTGAAGAAAACCTTGCTGCTTCTCAAAAAAGAGATGAAACATTCCTTAAAATGGAAAACAATGGTTTGATTGCGAGAAATGACAGATTAAAAGCAAACCTTCAGACTTCAAATATCGAACTTCAGCTATTGGAAGCTAAGAACAACTACAATATTGCCAACATCAATATGGATTTGTTGCTAGGAATTCCTGAAACTACAGAGTTAGTAGTAGATGAAAACTATATTGAAGAAGGTTCAGATGTGAAACCTGTTGATTTTTATGTAACTGAAGCCAGAGAAAACCGTAAGGACTTACAGGCTTTGGCACAACAGAGAAAAGCGGCAGAGTTGGGATCAAAAGCGGCAAAAGCTGAAAATCTTCCTTCTATTGCATTTACCGGAGGCTATGTAGCCGCAGATATTCCTAAGTTTCTTACTGTATACAATGCTATCAATGTAGGAATCGGGGTTTCTTATAACTTATCCAACTTATGGAAAGAAAACTCTTCATTAAGACAGTCGCAGGCGAGAGAAAAACAACTTGCCGCTACAGATGAGCTATTGAATGATAACATTAAGCTTGATGTCAACAGAGAGTATCAGAATACAGACTATTCAAAAAAGAGAATTGTTGTTTTCGAAAAATCTGCTGAGCAGGCAAATGAAAATTACAGAATTACAAAAAATAAATACGACAACGGTCTTGCAACCATGACAGAATTACTGGATGCAGATGCGGCTCAGATTGCAGCCAACGTTGGAGTGATCAATGCTAAAGCAGATGCTGCCTTAGCATACAGAAAACTATTACAGACAACAGGAACTTTAACAATTAAATAA
- the lptC gene encoding LPS export ABC transporter periplasmic protein LptC, giving the protein MNFSKKISYKNIACLFSCAIFFILTSCEEDLTKRNGSQSKNFPSQIINNANIIQRDSGFITLKAKAPIIEKYELIDSPYVVARKGIDIEFFDKKKPKVPGRITAKYARIFEYKKFYEAKGDVRIKTNEGQRFAMQSIYWDQRKNRIYTKDTVYVTMEDGSTLVGANGMTAKDDFSEYTFYNNSGDFSSKRISENKK; this is encoded by the coding sequence ATGAATTTTTCAAAAAAAATATCATATAAAAATATAGCATGCCTTTTTAGTTGTGCTATATTTTTTATATTGACATCCTGTGAAGAGGATCTTACCAAAAGAAATGGCAGCCAAAGCAAAAATTTCCCTTCACAAATTATCAACAACGCCAATATTATACAGCGTGACTCCGGCTTTATCACTTTAAAAGCCAAAGCACCCATCATTGAAAAGTATGAGCTGATTGACAGCCCTTATGTAGTAGCCAGAAAAGGAATTGACATTGAGTTTTTTGATAAAAAGAAACCTAAAGTTCCGGGAAGGATTACAGCTAAATACGCCCGTATCTTTGAATATAAAAAATTCTACGAAGCCAAAGGTGACGTAAGGATAAAAACCAATGAAGGACAGAGATTTGCAATGCAGAGTATTTATTGGGATCAAAGAAAGAACAGAATCTATACTAAAGATACAGTATATGTTACCATGGAAGACGGCTCTACGCTGGTAGGCGCCAATGGAATGACTGCAAAGGATGACTTTTCAGAATATACTTTCTATAACAACTCAGGAGATTTCAGTTCAAAGAGAATTTCTGAGAATAAAAAATAA
- a CDS encoding tyrosine-type recombinase/integrase, with the protein MKNFEVRVFSSKNMDEKWYVYIYHNSKIIKKIYKGINSERSFEERMIKAETLKRIIEKEINEGWNPQSKKKNQSMTIFQALEFGLDKKKASLASGSYGEYSIAVNIFKHYGAIEGFDKISIQNCERYHIKTILNAARNDRSWSSMNYNKTLRRYSSIFSELIEWEIITSNPARDIKSLKEENRGGYEVMTKKEQKKAFSHLKKLNFNYYVFCSIVYYMGIRPGELLRLRCKDVDVERKIIKINSVYSKTKKTRVVPIIGTIKKLIYSFDLSDPDLFLFGHPIPGKLPFLKENFFCPNKYQFDRAYPTKLWKREIIDGLKINKKLYSNKHKGASDKLRAGIDIETIAAIFGHSRQKMTELYADYIKELRFEKAQNVVLDEY; encoded by the coding sequence ATGAAAAATTTCGAAGTACGAGTGTTTTCATCTAAAAACATGGATGAAAAATGGTACGTCTACATTTACCACAATAGCAAAATTATAAAAAAAATCTACAAAGGCATCAACTCTGAGCGTTCTTTTGAAGAAAGAATGATAAAGGCTGAAACTTTAAAGAGGATTATCGAAAAAGAAATCAATGAAGGATGGAATCCTCAGTCCAAAAAGAAGAACCAATCAATGACGATATTCCAAGCATTGGAATTTGGTCTTGATAAAAAGAAGGCATCTTTAGCCTCCGGATCATATGGTGAATATTCTATTGCAGTGAATATTTTTAAGCACTATGGAGCTATAGAAGGATTCGACAAAATTTCTATTCAAAATTGCGAGCGTTATCACATTAAGACCATTTTAAATGCTGCAAGAAATGACAGGAGTTGGTCATCTATGAATTATAATAAAACATTAAGAAGGTATAGTTCTATCTTCTCCGAGTTAATTGAGTGGGAAATAATCACATCTAATCCAGCTAGAGATATTAAGTCTTTGAAAGAAGAGAATAGAGGTGGATATGAAGTCATGACAAAGAAAGAGCAAAAAAAGGCGTTTAGTCATTTGAAAAAGCTAAACTTCAATTACTACGTTTTTTGTTCAATAGTTTATTATATGGGAATACGTCCAGGTGAATTACTACGATTGAGATGTAAGGACGTGGATGTTGAAAGGAAGATAATTAAAATTAATTCGGTGTATTCCAAAACAAAAAAAACAAGAGTTGTTCCAATTATAGGAACAATAAAGAAGCTAATATATTCTTTTGATCTTTCAGATCCTGATTTATTTCTTTTTGGACACCCTATCCCTGGCAAATTGCCATTTTTGAAAGAAAATTTCTTCTGTCCAAATAAGTATCAGTTTGATAGGGCTTACCCTACTAAATTATGGAAAAGGGAAATAATTGATGGATTAAAAATTAATAAGAAATTGTATTCAAACAAGCATAAAGGCGCAAGTGATAAGCTTAGAGCAGGTATAGATATTGAAACTATTGCGGCAATTTTTGGACATTCAAGACAAAAAATGACAGAGTTGTATGCAGATTATATAAAAGAACTTCGTTTCGAGAAGGCGCAAAATGTTGTATTAGACGAGTATTAA
- the mdlD gene encoding NAD(P)-dependent benzaldehyde dehydrogenase MdlD, translated as MDTNLEQKIKGIFQQQKTFFKTNKTKDIEFRKAQLRKFRKVFLQHTDDLCEALSIDLGKSRKEAEYVEIQIVISELDYFLENIDEWAKPTSVPSKPHPSGAEVVSKVMYEPYGVTYIIGPFNYPVQLTFSPLIGALVAGNTAILKPSENTPHVAQVLENIVKESFDESYVAVIQGAIEENTLLLSLPFDYIFFTGSPNVGKIVMKAAAEQLIPLALELGGKSPTIVHKDADLDKAVARISYGKWINCGQTCVAPDYIYIHESIKGAFIEKFKAHLNTTYEGQSLGKIGKIVSQNQIKHLAGYLEAAPEKVIYGGSYDLETRHFEATLMDNITWNDQVMQQEIFGPILPIMTYSDINEALEEINSRPKPLALYVFTENQEFADNVLHHTTSGDAEINSTIIHVGSHYLPFGGVGTSGMGKYHGKFSFESFSHSRSVLQVK; from the coding sequence ATGGATACAAACCTGGAACAAAAAATCAAAGGTATATTTCAACAGCAGAAAACCTTTTTCAAAACCAATAAGACTAAAGATATTGAATTCAGAAAAGCGCAATTAAGAAAATTCCGTAAAGTTTTTTTGCAGCATACGGATGATCTTTGTGAAGCCCTGTCTATTGATCTGGGAAAAAGCAGAAAGGAAGCAGAGTATGTGGAAATTCAAATTGTCATTAGTGAGCTGGATTATTTTCTGGAGAATATTGATGAATGGGCAAAACCAACTTCCGTCCCTTCAAAGCCACATCCATCAGGAGCTGAAGTGGTAAGCAAAGTAATGTATGAACCTTATGGTGTTACCTATATTATTGGCCCTTTCAACTATCCGGTTCAGCTTACATTCAGTCCGCTTATTGGCGCTTTGGTAGCCGGAAATACAGCTATTCTAAAACCTTCTGAAAATACACCTCATGTTGCCCAGGTTCTTGAAAATATTGTAAAAGAGTCTTTCGATGAATCTTATGTAGCAGTCATTCAGGGAGCTATTGAAGAGAATACTCTATTATTAAGCCTTCCTTTTGATTATATTTTCTTTACAGGAAGTCCGAATGTTGGAAAAATTGTGATGAAAGCAGCCGCAGAGCAATTAATACCTCTGGCATTGGAACTTGGGGGAAAATCGCCAACGATTGTTCACAAAGATGCAGATCTTGATAAGGCGGTAGCAAGAATATCTTACGGAAAGTGGATTAACTGTGGGCAAACGTGTGTTGCTCCGGACTATATTTACATCCATGAATCTATAAAGGGTGCATTTATTGAAAAGTTTAAAGCGCATTTAAATACTACTTATGAAGGTCAGTCATTAGGGAAAATCGGGAAAATTGTGAGCCAAAATCAAATTAAACATCTAGCCGGTTATTTGGAAGCAGCTCCTGAAAAAGTGATCTATGGGGGCAGCTATGATCTGGAAACCCGTCATTTTGAAGCTACTTTAATGGATAATATCACCTGGAATGATCAGGTAATGCAGCAGGAGATCTTCGGCCCTATTCTTCCTATCATGACATATAGTGATATTAATGAGGCTCTGGAAGAAATAAACAGCCGCCCAAAACCACTGGCATTATATGTTTTTACAGAAAACCAGGAATTTGCAGATAACGTTTTGCATCATACCACAAGCGGAGATGCGGAGATCAACAGTACAATTATCCATGTGGGTTCGCATTATTTACCTTTTGGGGGTGTAGGAACTTCAGGAATGGGAAAATATCATGGAAAGTTCAGCTTTGAAAGCTTTAGCCACAGCCGATCCGTGCTTCAGGTAAAATAA